From a region of the Nocardioides ginsengisegetis genome:
- a CDS encoding thiolase C-terminal domain-containing protein gives MTDQPAHRRPVPELSPWNRPFWTGGRDGELRLPHCEPCDVLTHPSQVVCRSCLGDLTEWVAVDGAGTVIGVTVNHQMFMHRFEPPPYVIAVVALDAAPGVRLTTNLVAPDGSTCAQDETRVGQRVSVQFVEQDDVFFPVFAPIDEPHARTADLVPLPRVETRPPASSRRFEHDVVVSGIGISQVGRRLGRNPLSLTIEACRAAVEDAGLELADIDGLSTYPGAAASGGISEGGIGVVEEALGLRPVWHNGAMETPGQAGSIQAAMLAVSTGLARHVLCFRTVWEATHSDLLRTGGLSLPKGGLASGFFQWRAPYGAASAANWIAMMASQYFDRYGVGRETLGWIALNARKNAALNPYAVYRDPITMDDYLGARMISTPFGLYDCDVPCDSSVAVIISAAETASDLRVTPVRVDSVGTQMSERPSWDQETFTHLSGVFGPAAHLWTRTDLRPADVDVALLYDGFSFNCLSWLEALGFCGIGEAKDFLDGGSRIALDGELPLNPHGGQLSAGRTHGYGFFHEAVTQLRGDGGERQVDGARVAVAAIGGGVPGGCFLLRTDS, from the coding sequence TTGACTGACCAGCCGGCGCACCGCCGCCCGGTCCCAGAGCTGTCTCCGTGGAACCGCCCGTTCTGGACCGGCGGCAGGGACGGAGAGCTCCGGCTCCCGCACTGCGAGCCGTGCGACGTCCTGACCCATCCGTCCCAGGTGGTCTGCCGGTCGTGCCTCGGGGACCTGACCGAATGGGTGGCGGTCGACGGCGCCGGCACCGTCATCGGCGTGACCGTCAACCACCAGATGTTCATGCACCGCTTCGAGCCCCCGCCGTACGTGATCGCCGTCGTTGCCCTGGACGCGGCACCCGGGGTGCGGCTGACGACCAACCTGGTGGCCCCGGACGGGTCGACCTGCGCGCAGGACGAGACCCGGGTCGGTCAGCGGGTGTCGGTCCAGTTCGTCGAGCAGGACGACGTGTTCTTCCCGGTCTTTGCGCCTATCGACGAACCCCACGCCCGGACCGCTGACCTGGTCCCCCTGCCGCGGGTGGAGACCCGTCCACCGGCGTCGAGCCGTCGTTTCGAGCACGACGTCGTCGTCAGCGGCATCGGCATCTCTCAGGTCGGCCGCCGGCTGGGCCGCAACCCGCTCAGCCTCACCATCGAGGCGTGCCGGGCCGCCGTCGAGGACGCGGGGTTGGAGCTGGCCGACATCGACGGCCTCTCCACCTACCCCGGCGCCGCCGCGAGTGGAGGCATCTCCGAGGGCGGCATCGGCGTGGTCGAGGAGGCCCTCGGCCTGCGCCCGGTCTGGCACAACGGTGCGATGGAAACGCCCGGTCAGGCGGGCTCGATCCAGGCAGCGATGCTGGCGGTCTCCACCGGGCTCGCCCGGCACGTGCTCTGCTTCCGGACCGTCTGGGAGGCGACCCACTCCGACCTGCTTCGCACCGGAGGTCTCTCGCTGCCGAAGGGCGGGTTGGCGTCCGGCTTCTTCCAGTGGCGGGCGCCGTACGGCGCGGCCAGCGCGGCGAACTGGATCGCGATGATGGCCTCGCAGTACTTCGACCGCTACGGCGTCGGGCGCGAGACTCTGGGTTGGATCGCCCTGAACGCGCGGAAGAACGCGGCCCTCAACCCATACGCGGTCTACCGGGACCCGATCACCATGGACGACTACCTGGGCGCGCGGATGATCAGCACTCCGTTCGGGCTCTACGACTGCGACGTACCGTGCGACTCCTCCGTCGCCGTGATCATCTCCGCAGCCGAGACCGCCAGCGACCTGCGCGTGACGCCGGTCCGCGTCGACTCCGTCGGGACCCAGATGAGCGAGCGGCCCTCGTGGGACCAGGAGACGTTCACGCACCTGAGTGGGGTCTTCGGCCCCGCGGCGCACCTGTGGACACGCACCGACCTGCGACCCGCAGATGTCGACGTGGCCTTGCTCTACGACGGCTTCAGCTTCAACTGCCTGTCCTGGCTCGAGGCGCTCGGGTTCTGCGGAATCGGTGAGGCGAAGGACTTCCTCGACGGTGGCAGCCGGATCGCGCTGGACGGTGAGCTCCCGCTGAACCCGCACGGCGGCCAGCTCTCCGCCGGCCGGACGCACGGGTACGGCTTCTTCCACGAGGCGGTCACCCAGCTCCGCGGCGACGGCGGCGAGCGCCAGGTCGACGGTGCCCGCGTGGCCGTGGCCGCCATCGGCGGCGGCGTCCCCGGCGGCTGCTTCCTGCTCCGTACCGACTCGTAG